In the Leptotrichia sp. oral taxon 212 genome, one interval contains:
- the yaaA gene encoding S4 domain-containing protein YaaA: protein MKKKDDEIEIVEINTEFIKLDQLLKWANFTASGVESKMFILNGEVKVNGEVETRRGKKIYDGYIVEFNGEKIKVKAPTE, encoded by the coding sequence ATGAAAAAAAAAGATGATGAAATCGAAATTGTTGAAATAAATACAGAATTTATAAAACTGGACCAGCTTTTAAAATGGGCAAATTTTACGGCTTCCGGAGTGGAATCCAAGATGTTCATACTGAACGGGGAAGTGAAAGTAAACGGAGAAGTTGAAACAAGAAGAGGAAAGAAAATATATGACGGATACATTGTAGAGTTTAACGGAGAAAAGATAAAAGTTAAGGCTCCTACAGAATAG